One window of Nicotiana tomentosiformis chromosome 11, ASM39032v3, whole genome shotgun sequence genomic DNA carries:
- the LOC104088902 gene encoding uncharacterized protein translates to MEADNQEENHELKSTKRSLQEINRSCEKAVSSGDKSSLKVKIKMPKLKEEVVVVEEEEKEINGIQEEIILKKKDHICSECGKQFSSGKALGGHMSSAHVQANNREESWKNKQLKVNNYGQSSKRSRILVEEEDGVKKITCDLCGKNFPSKKSLFGHMRCHPDRDWRGMKPPNNKDNFKNKGVLVFPANNSLDYDDDDDNDDYFLNTQEYKELHEIESASNINININVAPAFPKVDLKDCLKSWAVKDKRGRSAKLSSISNSDDKELQDAVHQLIRLVNGVNNINSPKNRHTKTEELEVMCSNSVTPDLPLKDKAKGKRKADDIEDDYCSGIESKDCFVMANKKRSMPDQKQQQQTQCNSTSGVCGRPDEKQQIKNVTPGKKMCSICGKTFTSHQALGGHRSSHNKFKMTIENTIDQEIIKSDTAKQDDGSEINIGNASKVLDFDLNELPDVDDCYR, encoded by the coding sequence ATGGAAGCTGATAATCAAGAAGAGAATCATGAGTTAAAGAGCACAAAGAGATCTCTTCAAGAAATTAATAGATCTTGTGAAAAAGCTGTTTCTAGTGGTGATAAGAGTAGTTTAAAAGTGAAGATAAAGATGCCAAAGCTTAAAGAagaggttgttgttgttgaggagGAGGAAAAAGAAATCAATGGTATTCAAGAAGAAATAATCTTGAAAAAAAAGGATCATATATGTAGTGAGTGTGGAAAACAGTTTAGCTCAGGAAAAGCTTTAGGAGGTCATATGAGCAGTgcacatgttcaagcaaataatAGAGAAGAATCTTGGAAAAATAAACAACTCAAAGTCAACAATTATGGTCAATCTTCAAAGAGATCAAGAATCTTGGTAGAAGAAGAAGATGGGGTTAAGAAAATAACATGTGATCTTTGTGGGAAGAATTTTCCATCAAAAAAATCTTTGTTTGGTCATATGAGATGTCATCCTGATAGAGATTGGAGAGGTATGAAACCTCCTAATAACAAAGACAACTTCAAAAATAAAGGGGTGTTAGTTTTTCCAGCTAATAATTCCCTTgattatgatgatgatgatgataacgaCGATTATTTTCTTAATACTCAAGAGTACAAAGAATTACATGAGATTGAATCAGCTAgcaatattaatattaatattaatgtTGCACCTGCTTTTCCAAAGGTTGATTTAAAAGATTGTTTGAAGAGCTGGGCTGTGAAAGATAAGCGAGGGCGATCCGCCAAATTATCATCAATCTCAAATTCAGATGATAAGGAACTTCAAGATGCTGTTCATCAGCTCATAAGATTAGTCAATGGTGTCAACAACATTAATTCTCCGAAAAATCGCCACACAAAAACCGAGGAGTTAGAAGTCATGTGTAGCAATTCAGTCACTCCTGATCTTCCATTGAAGGATAAAGCTAAAGGCAAGAGAAAGGCTGATGATATAGAGGATGATTATTGTTCGGGCATTGAATCAAAAGATTGTTTTGTCATGGCTAACAAGAAGAGATCAATGCCTGATCagaagcaacaacaacaaactcagtgtaaTTCTACAAGTGGGGTCTGCGGAAGGCCTGATGAGAAGCAGCAAATTAAAAATGTAACACCGGGGAAAAAAATGTGTAGCATATGTGGCAAGACGTTTACTAGTCACCAAGCGTTGGGAGGTCATAGGTCAAGTCATAACAAGTTCAAGATGACAATCGAGAATACGATCGATCAAGAAATAATTAAGAGCGATACAGCAAAACAAGATGATGGGTCCGAGATTAATATTGGTAATGCTAGTAAAGTTCTTGATTTTGATCTTAATGAGTTGCCTGATGTAGATGATTGTTATAGGTAG